The Podospora pseudocomata strain CBS 415.72m chromosome 3, whole genome shotgun sequence genome window below encodes:
- a CDS encoding hypothetical protein (CAZy:CE5; EggNog:ENOG503NZ9I; COG:S) translates to MGSEGVSNEPSLDPSPTCAPLIPPLKMKVSTITLPMLASLAIANPVELTERQSCPPIHIFGARETTVPQGYGTSQGLVNMVAQAYPGATREAIVYPACGGQSQCGGVSYENSARQGTAAVVRAVTTLNQRCPDTKIVLIGYSQGGQIMDGALCGGAGATLTGAPLAAVKAAIFMGDPMYNQGLPYNVGTCRARGFAGRPNGFQCSPGNPAIIQSYCDSTDPYCCTGNDANSHQQYVNKYGQQALAFIRRQLDAA, encoded by the exons ATGGGCTCTGAAGGTGTCAGCAATGAGCCGAGCCTCGACCCGTCACCAACCTGTGCTCCTCTCATACCGCCTCTCAAAATGAAGGTctcaaccatcaccctccctaTGCTGGCCAGCCTGGCCATCGCCAACCCAGTCGAGCTCACCGAGCGACAATCCTGCCCCCCAATCCACATCTTCGGCGCCCGCGAGACCACAGTCCCCCAAGGCTATGGAACCTCCCAGGGGCTAGTCAACATGGTAGCACAGGCCTACCCCGGCGCCACGCGGGAAGCGATCGTCTATCCCGCCTGCGGTGGGCAATCCCAATGCGGCGGTGTGAGCTACGAGAATTCTGCTCGCCAGGGGACCGCCGCCGTGGTCCGCGCCGTTACAACCCTCAACCAGCGGTGCCCCGACACTAAGATCGTCCTGATCGGATACTCCCAGGGCGGTCAGATCATGGACGGCGCGCTCTGCGGCGGGGCGGGCGCTACCCTCACGGGTGCTCCTCttgctgccgtcaaggcgGCTATTTTCATGGGCGATCCGATGTATAACCAGGGGTTGCCGTACAATGTTGGGACTTGCAGGGCTAGAGGG TTTGCCGGCCGACCCAACGGCTTCCAGTGCTCTCCGGGCAACCCGGCAATCATCCAGTCGTACTGCGACTCGACCGACCCGTATTGCTGCACTGGCAACGACGCCAACTCGCATCAGCAGTATGTCAACAAGTACGGGCAGCAGGCCTTGGCTTTCATCCGTCGCCAGCTGGATGCTGCGTAA
- a CDS encoding hypothetical protein (EggNog:ENOG503P73X) codes for MGATSRVLLVLCRLGELVCGAVVLGLLGQAFSLINDAGVLEPEGRLIYTAVVASLTILDSLIFIVPFAYSYWSFLLDFILVVLWIVAFGLLESALQTKLTGIHTCSSFWFNNYWGYYWGRWYVRGPPGIDINWTGCNVWRTVLAFSFIVSMIYLANGFLGVYWTLEYGNIRTRSKGFFERKRGLGGDTGSASGHLIKEGGPGITQTPVQHRNGVMGAGLNNAAPATPVITLPADTADPAARV; via the exons ATGGGAGCCACATCCAGAGTTCTCCTCGTCCTATGCCGTCTAGGCGAACTCGTCTGCGGAGCCGTCGTTCTCGGTCTTCTGGGGCaggccttctccttgatcaaCGACGCCGGCGTGCTCGAGCCCGAGGGGCGACTGATCTACACCGCTGTCGTGGCCTCTCTGACGATACTTGACTCGTTAATATTTATCGTCCCGTTTGCGTACTCGTACTGGTCATTTTTACTGGACTTTATCCTGGTTGTCCTGTGGATTGTGGCTTTTGGGCTGCTCGAGTCG GCGTTGCAAACGAAGCTTACCGGCATCCacacctgctcctccttctggTTTAACAACTACTGGGGTTATTACTGGGGCAGGTGGTATGTCCGCGGCCCACCTGGCATTGACATCAACTGGACGGGCTGCAACGTGTGGAGGACGGTCTTGGCCTTCAGCTTCATCGTCTCGATGATTTACCTTGCCAATGGCTTCTTG GGTGTGTACTGGACTCTGGAGTACGGCAACATCAGAACAAGGTCCAAGGGCTTCTTTGA ACGCAAAAGAGGATTGGGTGGCGATACTGGCAGCGCCAGTGGACATCTTATCAAGGAGGGTGGCCCTGGGATCACGCAGACTCCTGTTCAGCATCGCAATGGCGTTATGGGGGCTGGACTGAACAATGCCGCCCCTGCAACTCCGGTCATCACATTGCCAGCTGATACCGCAGACCCGGCTGCAAGAGTGTAG
- a CDS encoding hypothetical protein (EggNog:ENOG503NXFH; COG:S), producing the protein MSATKFEEPAFKVYPSGYHPQRTIILEEQIESPETLTIRLEEEAAQNGGDLSGDCPPGLLPMSYKAQAAQMHGYGDSPYSQYSTQSFSTQQTENAASQLNQMAFAANSHATASQYLSGQTSPGLHLAVISSQPTVGSFGTRVSLKVSCQHDLLGAGGLSGSAPHVYVLFGSYRCKATVIKDGRDGSGSFSWTVTVEAPQFQSTSCRSLSNVPLTLLVEGSGGEGLARQDSCGVFSYQENQGGVSGGNVGAGVPGDSSPPEFGSPKNTVRSPVHHHRASPPHQHLDAQSKSTSPPAHQHSLPADAAPNPYGYPPAVSTTGTTGQQQDFNASANVSYSQNSNRMLSTSGFRTGLTLTDPYSRAPPMLRSPHHAGTWPGMFNSPLDSLRSPSTSLPHVSHTSITRPSLTSLQHSTTAATPQLVRTSTIGQSSSSANGGYPGYGAGLYQEKATLRLIGDLGSMAENWTAEEGAKKRRIVMFKKQQTGNVITVSFKPVAESERPHNSICVSCIWWEERQACFVTSVDTISLLEQLLYAPHKFPVDEKNRIRRNLEGYRPMTVSKSKHESEAFFGIIMGFGAPKPRNIEKDVKVFQWKDLDAALHKIFSKYSASTPAMGQTLNSPRVRMATPASADHLGSPYPALSAAVSSGLAPDSISAASYVGAGHHHADPLTSPRTLTGGASSWPTYGAAKPLSPTIKTDSSSLRLSALPAVYDHRSTAAQGMASPYGIPGPSHHAVHHSQGAYGAHSGVPASQGQSRSWDNYSVTDGYGAQSSSTHGGVYGGGAYGDGAQRA; encoded by the exons ATGTCTGCCACCAAGTTTGAAGAGCCGGCTTTCAAGGTCTATCCG TCCGGTTACCATCCGCAACGGACCATCATCCTTGAAGAGCAGATAGAGTCACCGGAAACGTTGACCATCAggctggaggaagaggctgcGCAGAACGGAGGGGACCTCAGCGGGGACTGTCCCCCTGGTCTCCTGCCCATGTCGTACAAGGCTCAGGCAGCCCAGATGCACG GGTACGGAGATTCGCCGTATTCACAATACTCGACCCAGTCGTTTTCAACACAGCAGACAGAAAATGCGGCGTCTCAGTTGAACCAGATGGCTTTTGCGGCCAACAGCCACGCAACAGCAAGCCAGTACCTATCGGGTCAGACGTCTCCGGGACTTCACCTCGCTGTCATCTCGAGCCAGCCCACCGTTGGATCTTTCGGCACCCGGGTTTCGCTCAAGGTCTCGTGCCAACACGATCTTCTGGGCGCAGGCGGCCTGTCTGGCTCTGCTCCGCATGTGTATGTCCTCTTTGGATCATATCGATGCAAAGCAACCGTGATCAAGGACGGTCGTGATGGGAGCGGATCTTTTTCATGGACTGTGACTGTCGAGGCTCCCCAGTTTCAAAGCACAAGTTGCAGGTCGCTCAGCAATGTACCTCTCACGCTTCTTGTCGAAGGCTCCGGCGGTGAAGGCTTAGCCCGACAGGACAGCTGCGGCGTTTTCTCGTACCAGGAAAACCAGGGCGGAGTGTCAGGTGGGAACGTGGGTGCCGGAGTGCCTGGTGACAGCAGTCCTCCAGAGTTTGGGTCTCCCAAGAACACGGTTCGATCACCTGTCCATCATCACAGGGCGAGCCCCCCACACCAGCACCTGGACGCACAGTCAAAGAGTACGAGCCCACCGGCTCACCAGCACAGCTTACCGGCAGACGCGGCACCCAACCCGTATGGCTACCCTCCTGCAGTCTCGACAACCGGCACCACTGGCCAGCAGCAGGACTTTAATGCCTCGGCGAACGTATCGTACAGCCAAAACAGCAACAGAATGCTTTCCACCTCGGGTTTCCGAACAGGGTTGACGTTGACCGACCCATACTCACGGGCTCCACCGATGCTACGGTCGCCGCATCATGCAGGGACGTGGCCCGGCATGTTCAACAGCCCCCTCGACTCCCTCCGAAGCCCGTCAACCAGTCTGCCGCACGTCTCCCACACGTCCATCACCCGGCCCAGTCTCACATCGCTCCAACACAGCACCACGGCAGCAACGCCACAGCTTGTCAGAACGAGCACCATCGGACAGTCATCCAGCAGCGCAAACGGCGGGTATCCGGGCTACGGAGCAGGACTTTACCAGGAGAAGGCCACCTTGAGGCTGATTGGGGACCTGGGAAGCATGGCGGAGAACTGGACGGCCGAGGAAGGGGCCAAGAAGCGGAGGATTGTCATgttcaagaagcagcagacTGGGAACGTCATCACTGTGTCGTTCAAGCCGGTGGCCGAGTCGGAACGCCCGCACAACAGCATCTGCGTCAGCTGCATCTGGTGGGAAGAGAGGCAGGCGTGTTTTGTCACTTCGGTCGACACCATTTCCCTCCTGGAGCAGCTCCTCTACGCGCCACACAAGTTTCCGGTGGACGAAAAGAACCGCATCCGCCGGAACCTGGAAGGATATCGGCCAATGACCGTCAGCAAAAGCAAGCACGAGAGCGAGGCCTTTTTCGGCATCATCATGGGCTTCGGCGCTCCCAAGCCACGCAACATCGAGAAGGACGTCAAGGTGTTTCAGTGGAAGGACCTGGATGCCGCGCTCCACAAGATCTTTTCCAAGTACAGCGCGTCCACGCCCGCCATGGGGCAGACGCTGAACTCCCCCCGCGTGCGCATGGCCACCCCCGCGTCGGCGGACCACCTTGGCAGTCCGTACCCGGCCTTGTCCGCCGCGGTGTCCTCGGGTCTCGCTCCGGATTCCATCTCGGCCGCGAGCTATGTCGGTGCCGGCCATCACCACGCCGACCCGCTCACCAGTCCACGAACCCTCACCGGGGGCGCCTCTTCTTGGCCGACGTACGGTGCCGCCAAACCGCTCTCGCCGACCATCAAGACTGACTCGTCGAGCCTACGCCTGTCCGCTCTCCCGGCAGTGTACGATCACCGAAGCACGGCGGCGCAAGGGATGGCCTCCCCCTACGGCATCCCGGGACCATCTCACCACGCCGtccaccacagccaaggGGCATATGGTGCTCACTCGGGCGTGCCTGCATCACAGGGACAGTCGAGAAGCTGGGATAACTACTCTGTCACGGATGGGTATGGTGCCCAGTCCAGCAGTACCCACGGCGGGGTgtatggtggtggggcaTACGGTGATGGTGCGCAGCGGGCTTGA
- a CDS encoding hypothetical protein (EggNog:ENOG503P4QN; COG:T): MARGEENSNSQEKSQGVTQDHAAHVESEDEQTRYAATWKPVSVRPLTIAILAILQLVPFIVLETLLQKHKSAPFQFKTDDSSSYASWQYPAMAFFLVDGLLWEVVYARTCQLEPFYQLSRPEGARLESSLAMGYINTMTFLVPVKSAMAHHWTVFLASVVYFATFTLSPLLTRLAWTMVWPAYSRDTTVVVLMHESWCRVLEVLCLLSFVCGLGLAIIQRRGSGLLSEISSIEDLTRLLCDSPQFLSMLKKIPSHADSGALQEALQHCRFRLSYKQHRRLELVASQDPNTASIPRTIGIGNTSLDAHPFNLFPPVVWAVQLMVSGVYLPIVLLTTFPPDDFDPDILRPLFTALLLINTASWSGIQSSLSAILPFASLTARRQSKEPRVRSHDSLKQIRQRYAPGSTLLQVTAGSNLCLMALGGSLNLQLMMLLVNPLWDSTLAIVKKQGIYAPVPGCLRGPALLAQILSYIAPFISLAAFLNALLYRRVFAPRRPNTLVSKMVYLCRGEHLLHDVRDSTALGLATSEGCYSFGWFQDREGQWFVGVDRRINVAKEYKKVGETGPDVDVVQETYRQEI, encoded by the exons ATGgccagaggtgaagagaACAGTAACTCCCAAGAGAAATCTCAAGGGG TCACACAAGATCACGCAGCTCATGTCGAATCCGAGGATGAACAAACCCGCTATGCAGCAACTTGGAAGCCGGTTTCAGTTCGGCCTCTCACCATCGCAATCCTCGCGATTCTTCAACTTGTTCCATTTATTGTCTTGGAAACCCTTCTCCAGAAGCACAAGTCGGCCCCTTTTCAGTTCAAGACTGACGACTCGTCGTCATATGCCTCCTGGCAGTACCCAGCCatggctttttttcttgtcgaCGGGCTGCTGTGGGAGGTCGTCTACGCCAGAACCTGTCAGCTCGAGCCATTTTACCAGCTATCACGGCCCGAGGGTGCAAGACTTGAGAGCTCGCTTGCAATGGGGTACATCAATACGATGACCTTTTTGGTGCCGGTGAAATCGGCCATGGCCCACCATTGGaccgtcttcctcgcctcggTTGTTTACTTTGCAACTTTCACACTGTCGCCGCTGCTCACTCGGCTGGCGTGGACTATGGTTTGGCCTGCGTACAGTCGTGACACGACTGTCGTGGTACTCATGCACGAATCATGGTGTCGCGTACTCGAGGTTCTCTgccttctttcttttgtGTGCGGCCTTGGTCTAGCCATTATTCAGAGGAGGGGGTCGGGCCTATTATCTGAGATATCCTCCATTGAGGATTTGACCCGCCTGCTATGCGACAGCCCCCAGTTTCTTTCTATGCTGAAGAAAATCCCATCTCATGCCGACAGCGGAGCCCTGCAAGAAGCCCTTCAGCATTGCCGGTTTCGACTCTCCTACAAGCAGCACCGGCGGTTAGAGCTGGTGGCCTCTCAAGATCCAAACACGGCATCCATCCCCCGGACCATTGGGATTGGGAACACAAGTCTCGACGCACACCCATTCAACCTATTCCCACCTGTTGTATGGGCAGTGCAACTGATGGTGTCGGGTGTCTACCTTCCCATTGTTCTTCTTACAACCTTTCCTCCGGATGATTTCGACCCGGATATCCTGAGGCCATTGTTCACAGCTCTGCTGCTGATCAATACCGCATCCTGGTCAGGAATACAAAGCAGTTTGAGCGCAATCCTGCCATTTGCCTCGTTAACAGCGCGTCGTCAGTCCAAGGAGCCTCGGGTTCGAAGCCATGACAGTCTGAAACAAATCAG ACAAAGATACGCCCCAGGTTCGACCCTCCTTCAAGTAACCGCGGGCTCCAACTTGTGCCTAATGGCTTTGGGCGGATCTCTCAACCTCCAGCTCATGATGCTACTCGTCAACCCCCTCTGGGACTCCACCTTGGCAATAGTCAAAAAACAAGGGATATACGCGCCGGTGCCCGGATGTCTGCGCGGACCTGCGTTGTTGGCTCAGATACTTTCTTATATCGCTCCATTCATCTCACTTGCCGCCTTCCTCAACGCTCTACTATATCGGCGTGTCTTTGCGCCTCGGAGGCCGAACACTCTTGTCTCCAAGATGGTCTACTTGTGCCGAGGGGAGCACTTGCTACACGATGTCAGAGACAGTACGGCGTTGGGCCTGGCTACATCCGAGGGGTGCTATTCGTTCGGGTGGTTCCAAGACAGGGAGGGTCAGTGGTTTGTGGGTGTGGATAGGAGGATCAACGTGGCAAAGGAGTATAAGAAGGTGGGTGAGACTGGGCCAGATGTCGATGTTGTCCAAGAGACCTACAGGCAAGAAATATAA
- the PAK5 gene encoding Serine/threonine-protein kinase PAK 5 (COG:T; EggNog:ENOG503NZCA) has translation MGKPTQAKYRSPYAPNCNAISRGCVCAGLSLPPYTLQELIGKGLIRESLQSSRLDFHQREQAGSDQNHQHPPRRSEHEPASLRWDLWRKVQRCDFGVAGLVKERADKRKTVTGTLRWMAPELFDKTVEYGKVHRGTGTSLGLKQPALPVFCRVLSRASKSERPREETESRCFPLPVQKPFLAV, from the exons ATGGGAAAGCCGACTCAAGCCAAGTACCG cagcccgTATGCGCCAAATTGCAATGCCATTTCTAGAGGCTGTGTCTGTGCCGGATTGAGCCTACCACCTTACACCCTGCAGGAGCTGATCGGAAAGGGGCTCATTCGGGAGAGTCTACAAAGCAGCCGGCTCGACTTCCACCAACGGGAACAAGCTGGTAGCGATcaaaatcatcaacatccaccgCGCAGATCTGAACATGAGCCAGCATCACTCCGATGGGACCTTTGGCGCAAAGTGCAGCGGTGCGATTTTGGAGTTGCGGGCTTGGTCAAGGAGCGAGCTGACAAGAGGAAGACAGTGACTGGGACGCTTCGGTGGATGGCACCTGAGCTGTTTGACAAGACGGTGGAGTATGGCAAAGTCCACAGAGGCACAGGTACATCCTTGGGACTGAAACAGCCAGCCCTACCAGTGTTCTGTCGGGTCTTGTCGCGAGCTTCGAAGAGTGAGAGGCCCAGGGAGGAGACCGAAAGTCGCTGCTTTCCTCTGCCGGTGCAGAAGCCTTTCTTGGCTGTCTAG